A part of Bacteroidia bacterium genomic DNA contains:
- a CDS encoding response regulator yields MKTNRRLKILLADDDKGDQLLFKEAISELQINTVIQILDSGEELMEYLQKKDAVMPHFIFLDLNMPGKSGIECLTEIRNIKKFDTIAIVIYSTSSYKIDFEETFRLGANRYVVKPNDFHSLKKTLEKAISTTDPSHHTSYNMRDYVIRM; encoded by the coding sequence ATAAAAACTAACCGACGTCTAAAGATCCTTCTTGCTGACGATGACAAAGGAGACCAGCTTCTTTTTAAAGAAGCTATAAGCGAATTACAAATAAATACTGTCATTCAAATACTTGATAGTGGGGAAGAATTAATGGAGTATCTCCAAAAAAAAGATGCTGTTATGCCTCATTTTATTTTTCTTGACCTGAATATGCCGGGGAAAAGTGGGATAGAATGTCTGACAGAAATAAGAAACATTAAAAAATTTGATACCATTGCGATTGTCATTTACTCTACCTCATCCTATAAAATAGACTTTGAAGAAACATTTCGACTGGGGGCAAACAGATATGTTGTCAAGCCCAATGATTTCCATTCCCTAAAAAAAACATTGGAAAAAGCTATCTCTACCACAGACCCATCTCATCATACATCTTACAACATGAGGGATTATGTAATAAGAATGTAA
- a CDS encoding chemotaxis protein CheB — protein sequence MKSGTPQKNKSQDLPKSENLFPVVGIGASAGGLDAFKQFLQAIPEDSGMAYVLVQHLDPEHESLLTDILRKVTLVPVMEITDEIKVEPNAIYVIPRNKILVASNGVLRIAPRPSKTKYKQNLPIDIFFTSLAEVYQSRAIGVVLSGTASDGTLGLKAIKDHGGITIAQDEESAAFDGMPNSAVEAGVVDFILRPDEIPKKLLELTNVLNTPLDVEQKLPLENEEAFRQINTVLRIRKGTDFTYYKQTTIRRRVLRRIAIAKTKSPSEYLTYLRENPQEQDILYQDLLIQVTSFFRDPKTFDNLSETIIPTIVNNQPLNETIRIWVAGCSTGEEAYSIAICFAEFWEKHTSNRPERSVQIFATDLSESAISKARAGIYDKIELAGLTSQRIQNFFTKTNNTYLINKKIRDMCVFANHNFLKDPPFGKMNLISCRNVLIYMEPYLQKKVLTTFHYALNPRGVLLLGKSETTSGVPDLFTPSVKNDKIYIRKDVPGKFMQVLSTKTEHNISNLPLVQKKETMRSDFQKMADDIILSKYTPPGVVVNEGLDIVQFRGSTSNYLEQASGKPSHNLLVMAKKGLSFELRNIINKVKKGNAQVKKENIPVEVHGMIHNISIEAIPLQNTLDPYYLILFHDYELTDKSTPPKIKKKAAGTSEKNIQETRIRQLEQELAQIREDMRGITEDQEAVNEELQSANEELLSGNEELQSLNEELETSKEELQSTNEELTVVNQEILVLNGQLDTEKNYAQSIVENIRESLLVLDKNLRIKTANTSFYKTFRVTRQETEGVLIYHLGNKQWDIPLLRTLLEKILPEKSVINDFEVSHTFPNIGAMVMLLNAREVVNKHNSETLILLSIEDITEKKQQQLKESKFQEVHTKELEDKIRQRTLELRDANEALLAKNVDLVKMNKELEAFAYVSSHDMKEPLRKIQTFTGRILEKESQNLSDHGKIYFQFVQDAASQMQTLIEDLLSFSRLNISERKFEITDLNLIIEEVKATFKDIIEEKQATFEVGKLDTLNIIGFQFRQIMHNIVGNALKFSKPDLPPHIIINSRIVKGGKVKNVKLFTEKTYCHISISDNGIGFKKEFSEKIFEVFQKLHNKEQYAGTGIGLAIVKKIVENHNGVITATGKLNIGATFDIFIPTS from the coding sequence ATGAAATCAGGCACACCCCAGAAAAATAAGTCGCAAGACTTACCCAAATCGGAGAACTTGTTCCCGGTTGTAGGAATTGGTGCCTCGGCAGGTGGGTTGGATGCATTCAAACAGTTCCTTCAGGCGATTCCCGAAGATTCCGGAATGGCATATGTACTTGTGCAGCATCTGGATCCCGAACATGAAAGTTTACTAACGGATATCCTTCGAAAGGTCACGCTTGTTCCTGTTATGGAAATAACAGATGAGATTAAGGTAGAGCCAAATGCGATCTATGTTATCCCAAGGAACAAAATATTGGTGGCATCCAATGGCGTATTGAGAATCGCCCCCCGGCCTTCAAAAACCAAATACAAGCAGAACCTTCCTATTGACATCTTTTTCACATCGCTGGCAGAGGTCTATCAGTCACGTGCAATTGGCGTGGTACTCTCAGGGACAGCCTCTGATGGTACACTGGGCCTGAAGGCAATCAAAGATCATGGGGGAATCACTATTGCACAGGATGAAGAATCCGCAGCTTTTGATGGCATGCCTAATAGCGCCGTAGAGGCAGGAGTGGTTGACTTTATTCTTCGGCCCGATGAAATTCCGAAAAAATTACTGGAATTAACAAACGTCCTGAACACGCCGCTTGATGTTGAACAAAAACTGCCATTAGAAAACGAGGAAGCCTTCCGGCAGATTAATACTGTGTTGCGCATTCGGAAGGGAACAGATTTCACCTATTACAAACAAACTACGATCCGCAGAAGAGTACTCCGCAGAATCGCTATTGCCAAAACGAAATCGCCGTCCGAATACCTCACCTATTTGAGAGAGAATCCGCAGGAGCAGGATATTTTATACCAGGACCTGCTGATTCAGGTAACCTCATTCTTCCGCGACCCTAAAACTTTTGATAACCTATCTGAAACCATTATTCCGACTATCGTAAACAATCAACCCCTCAACGAGACGATTCGGATATGGGTAGCGGGATGCAGCACTGGCGAAGAAGCCTACTCTATTGCTATATGTTTTGCGGAGTTTTGGGAGAAACATACTTCCAACCGCCCCGAAAGAAGTGTACAAATATTTGCCACAGATTTGAGCGAATCGGCTATATCAAAAGCAAGAGCCGGTATTTACGACAAAATAGAACTGGCCGGATTAACTTCACAACGTATTCAGAATTTTTTTACAAAAACAAACAATACATACCTGATAAACAAGAAGATCAGAGACATGTGTGTATTTGCCAACCACAATTTTCTGAAAGACCCGCCTTTTGGAAAAATGAATTTAATCAGCTGTCGCAATGTTCTGATTTATATGGAGCCCTATTTGCAAAAAAAGGTGCTGACAACTTTTCACTATGCACTAAACCCCAGAGGAGTTTTATTGCTGGGCAAATCAGAAACGACGAGCGGGGTTCCCGACCTATTTACACCTTCCGTCAAAAATGACAAGATATATATCCGAAAAGATGTGCCGGGTAAGTTTATGCAGGTATTAAGTACAAAAACTGAGCATAATATTAGCAACCTGCCACTCGTGCAAAAAAAAGAAACTATGCGTTCCGACTTTCAAAAAATGGCTGACGACATTATACTTAGCAAATACACACCGCCAGGTGTGGTCGTCAATGAAGGACTTGATATTGTACAGTTTCGTGGCAGCACCAGCAATTATTTAGAACAGGCATCAGGCAAACCCAGTCATAACCTTCTGGTGATGGCAAAAAAGGGATTATCTTTTGAACTGCGAAATATTATAAATAAAGTAAAAAAGGGGAATGCCCAGGTTAAAAAAGAAAATATCCCTGTAGAAGTACATGGCATGATACACAATATTTCCATTGAAGCCATACCGCTGCAAAATACACTTGACCCGTATTATCTCATTCTGTTTCACGATTATGAATTAACTGATAAAAGCACACCTCCGAAAATCAAAAAGAAAGCTGCGGGGACATCAGAAAAAAATATTCAGGAAACACGCATACGACAATTGGAGCAGGAACTTGCACAAATACGTGAAGATATGCGCGGCATTACCGAAGACCAGGAAGCTGTCAACGAAGAACTGCAAAGCGCCAATGAAGAGCTACTGAGTGGCAACGAAGAATTGCAAAGCTTGAATGAAGAACTGGAAACCAGTAAAGAAGAACTGCAAAGTACCAATGAAGAGCTGACAGTTGTCAACCAGGAAATACTCGTATTAAATGGGCAATTAGATACAGAGAAAAATTATGCCCAATCCATCGTAGAAAACATTCGCGAGTCGCTCCTTGTCCTGGATAAAAATCTGAGAATAAAAACGGCGAATACCTCTTTTTATAAAACTTTTCGGGTAACCAGACAGGAAACCGAAGGTGTACTGATTTATCACCTGGGCAACAAACAATGGGATATCCCCCTATTGAGAACCCTCCTTGAAAAAATTCTGCCCGAAAAATCAGTTATTAATGATTTTGAAGTATCGCACACGTTCCCCAATATCGGCGCAATGGTTATGCTGCTGAATGCCCGTGAAGTAGTAAACAAACACAACTCCGAGACCCTTATTTTACTCTCAATCGAAGATATTACCGAAAAGAAACAACAACAACTGAAAGAAAGCAAATTTCAGGAAGTGCATACCAAAGAGCTGGAAGATAAAATACGACAACGAACGCTAGAATTGCGGGATGCCAATGAAGCGCTCCTGGCCAAGAATGTAGATCTGGTAAAAATGAACAAAGAGCTGGAGGCATTTGCCTATGTTTCCAGTCATGACATGAAAGAACCGCTGCGGAAAATCCAAACCTTCACAGGCAGAATACTTGAAAAAGAAAGCCAAAACTTATCCGATCATGGAAAAATCTATTTTCAGTTTGTACAGGATGCCGCCAGCCAAATGCAAACACTTATAGAAGATTTACTCTCCTTTTCCAGGCTGAACATCTCTGAAAGAAAATTTGAAATCACGGACCTTAACCTCATCATTGAAGAAGTAAAAGCCACATTCAAAGATATCATTGAAGAAAAACAAGCAACTTTTGAAGTCGGCAAACTCGATACGTTAAACATCATTGGATTTCAGTTCCGCCAGATCATGCATAATATCGTCGGCAATGCACTCAAATTTTCAAAACCCGACCTTCCCCCACACATCATCATCAATAGCAGAATAGTTAAAGGTGGTAAAGTAAAAAACGTGAAACTTTTCACTGAGAAAACCTACTGCCATATCTCCATTTCAGACAATGGCATCGGTTTTAAAAAAGAATTCAGCGAAAAGATCTTCGAAGTATTTCAAAAACTTCACAACAAAGAACAATATGCTGGTACAGGCATTGGCCTTGCCATAGTGAAAAAAATTGTGGAAAACCACAATGGAGTTATAACTGCCACAGGTAAGCTAAACATAGGAGCAACGTTTGATATTTTTATTCCAACAAGCTAA
- a CDS encoding cytochrome c peroxidase, with the protein MKTRLFFLLLPTLLCLAFAAKTWYQLQYPGYFPAPAYDFRNNPLSAEKTELGRVLFYDPLLSGDGTISCASCHSPYNGFAHTDHDLSHGIDDQIGTRNAPPLFNLAWHKSFMWDGAINHLDMQALAPISHPKEMGENIAHLVSKLQHTDRYPAMFYRAFQDSLITGEHILKALAQFQLTLVSAGSKYDEVKKGKTNFTPQEENGYTLFQKNCNSCHHEPLFSNFDFANNGLPVDTTLNDFGKWQITHLSADSLKFKIPSLRNLSYTYPYMHDGRFRKLSEVINHYTRGIQESETLADELQTPIRLTSDEKTDIIAFLLTLNDPNFIFNPTHQFPKEILLPSEGLSKP; encoded by the coding sequence ATGAAAACCCGCCTCTTTTTCCTGCTCCTCCCTACCCTGCTTTGTCTGGCTTTTGCCGCCAAAACCTGGTATCAACTCCAATACCCCGGCTACTTTCCTGCGCCTGCTTACGATTTCCGTAACAATCCGCTTTCGGCAGAGAAAACCGAACTGGGCAGAGTGTTATTCTACGATCCGCTCTTATCGGGAGACGGCACGATCTCCTGCGCTTCCTGTCATTCGCCTTACAATGGATTTGCCCATACCGACCACGACCTGAGTCACGGCATCGATGACCAGATCGGCACCCGAAATGCACCGCCACTATTTAATCTTGCCTGGCACAAATCTTTTATGTGGGATGGTGCCATCAATCACCTCGATATGCAGGCCCTCGCCCCGATCAGTCACCCCAAAGAAATGGGTGAAAATATCGCCCATCTGGTCAGCAAACTTCAGCACACAGACCGGTACCCCGCGATGTTTTACCGGGCATTTCAAGACAGCCTGATTACGGGCGAACATATACTCAAAGCGCTCGCGCAATTTCAACTGACGCTGGTTTCTGCCGGGTCGAAGTACGATGAGGTGAAAAAAGGAAAAACAAATTTCACCCCACAGGAAGAAAATGGATATACCCTGTTTCAGAAAAATTGCAATTCCTGCCACCATGAGCCGCTATTTTCAAACTTTGATTTTGCCAATAATGGCCTTCCGGTGGACACGACATTAAATGATTTCGGAAAATGGCAGATCACCCATCTATCCGCCGATAGTCTGAAATTTAAAATCCCTTCCCTCCGGAACCTGAGTTATACTTATCCCTACATGCACGATGGCCGGTTTAGGAAACTCAGCGAAGTTATCAATCATTATACCCGGGGAATACAGGAAAGTGAAACGCTGGCAGATGAACTTCAAACACCCATTCGCCTTACTTCCGACGAAAAAACCGATATCATCGCGTTTTTGCTTACACTCAACGACCCCAATTTTATATTTAACCCCACACATCAGTTTCCAAAAGAAATTTTACTCCCTAGCGAAGGTTTGTCCAAGCCATGA
- a CDS encoding MbnP family protein, whose amino-acid sequence MKFFLFTASLLLSIYLHAQPKNGNIRFNLTFNGQPVEIGKNFYSPATGDSIRLEVVKFYISHIQFFQDNKQVASLEKQHILIDAENPESLHFALPKGASGKFNRIVFTLGTDSLTNVSGAFGGDLDPTNGMYWTWQSGYINLKLEGVSNVCPARNHYFMFHIGGYEAPFPSCQIVDLPAPVSGDLVIKVSIDSFFSQINIAETYQVMSPGNQAVSLAQLFASLFSVAK is encoded by the coding sequence ATGAAATTTTTTCTTTTTACCGCCTCTCTGCTTCTCTCCATTTACCTCCATGCACAGCCAAAAAATGGAAACATTCGATTTAACCTTACTTTCAACGGCCAGCCTGTCGAAATCGGAAAAAACTTCTATTCGCCCGCAACAGGTGATAGTATAAGGCTGGAAGTTGTAAAATTTTATATCTCACACATTCAGTTTTTTCAGGATAACAAACAAGTTGCTTCGCTTGAGAAACAACACATACTCATCGATGCAGAAAATCCCGAATCACTACACTTTGCCCTGCCAAAGGGTGCTTCCGGAAAATTCAACCGGATAGTGTTTACCCTCGGCACAGACAGTCTCACCAATGTCTCCGGCGCATTCGGCGGCGACCTCGATCCAACCAATGGCATGTACTGGACCTGGCAAAGTGGGTATATCAACCTAAAACTGGAAGGTGTGAGCAATGTATGCCCGGCGAGAAATCATTATTTCATGTTTCATATCGGCGGATATGAGGCGCCTTTCCCTTCCTGCCAAATCGTCGATTTGCCTGCGCCCGTCTCCGGGGATCTGGTCATCAAGGTTTCCATTGATTCATTTTTCTCACAGATAAATATCGCAGAAACCTATCAGGTCATGAGTCCGGGCAACCAGGCCGTTTCTCTCGCACAACTATTCGCATCCCTTTTCTCCGTCGCAAAATGA